From Tachysurus fulvidraco isolate hzauxx_2018 chromosome 10, HZAU_PFXX_2.0, whole genome shotgun sequence, one genomic window encodes:
- the LOC113658031 gene encoding paraneoplastic antigen Ma1 homolog, producing MTQVNKMEVSEIIAWCGEKDVALDRVLILSNVPADCEDRVIYSVVDAALGIGKCKVLDRCSDKTKRLQFVLLETADSISKMSIPAELGGPEVGCWYTQVVHVAAEAPKQNKEDEFQFKLISFLQKEGKSLADIPSLASPAPDLNTQLVDAINSLVQTCHVASSEERVGYRKLRPFSGFIPTPPGEDEYEVWVEQTTHILEEWQYSDNVKKQRLVECLRGPAADIVRFEKTGNPSASFSDYLSALESAFGTTEDASDLMLKFRSTYQSEGEKLSAYILRLDRMLHSMLRKKGIEYSAMNHLRMQQIVRGALPSDLVAMCLRMTHKLCAPPSFNELMKEVREEETLLKNRSSAQSNVAVSVVSPLMSGSSANTHIGDSEVEKLKREIRGLKNKVLRLSAAAKEPIMPERPALQSLAAMAESKTPTRPVNKVNVFCYRCGEDGHMKHDCTKDENLRRVNQRLIKTSLGLSRGTACSSEKDTFHKVQKSQS from the coding sequence ATGACACAAGTGAACAAAATGGAGGTTAGCGAGATTATTGCTTGGTGTGGAGAGAAAGATGTTGCATTGGATAGAGTCCTTATTCTGAGCAATGTACCTGCAGATTGTGAAGACCGAGTAATTTATAGTGTGGTCGATGCTGCTCTGGGAATAGGGAAATGCAAAGTGCTCGATCGCTGTTCTGATAAAACTAAGCGACTGCAGTTTGTCTTGCTTGAAACAGCTGATAGCATTTCCAAGATGTCTATCCCTGCAGAACTTGGAGGACCTGAAGTAGGCTGCTGGTATACACAGGTTGTCCATGTTGCAGCTGAAGCTCCGAAGCAGAATAAGGAAGATGAGTTCCAGTTTAAGCTGATCTCTTTTCTTCAAAAAGAAGGTAAATCGTTAGCTGACATTCCAAGTTTGGCTTCCCCTGCACCTGATCTTAACACTCAGCTTGTTGATGCCATAAATTCACTTGTTCAGACCTGTCATGTGGCTTCATCTGAGGAGAGGGTCGGATATAGAAAGCTACGTCCATTTTCAGGATTTATCCCAACTCCTCCTGGGGAAGATGAGTATGAGGTCTGGGTAGAGCAGACGACTCACATCCTGGAAGAATGGCAGTATTCTGATAATGTCAAAAAGCAGAGATTAGTAGAGTGTCTCAGAGGTCCTGCAGCAGACATTGTAAGGTTTGAGAAGACTGGTAACCCATCTGCTTCTTTCAGTGACTATCTTAGTGCACTAGAGTCTGCGTTTGGCACTACTGAGGATGCTTCAGATTTAATGCTAAAGTTTCGGAGCACTTACCAGAGTGAGGGAGAAAAGCTGTCAGCCTACATACTGAGGTTGGACAGGATGCTGCATAGTATGCTGAGGAAGAAAGGCATTGAGTATTCTGCCATGAATCATCTTCGAATGCAACAAATAGTCAGAGGTGCTCTTCCCAGTGATCTAGTGGCAATGTGCCTGAGAATGACCCATAAGCTGTGTGCCCCTCCTTCCTTCAATGAGCTAATGAAGGAAGTTCGAGAAGAAGAAACTCTGTTGAAAAACAGGAGTTCAGCACAGTCCAATGTAGCCGTCTCTGTCGTATCCCCTTTAATGAGTGGGTCATCCGCTAACACCCACATAGGCGATTCAGAGGTAGAAAAGCTAAAGAGGGAGATAAGAGGACTTAAGAACAAGGTGTTACGTTTGTCAGCAGCAGCAAAGGAACCCATAATGCCTGAACGCCCTGCCCTGCAGAGTCTAGCTGCGATGGCAGAGAGTAAAACACCAACCCGACCAGTTAATAAAGTCAATGTCTTTTGTTACCGATGCGGAGAAGATGGGCATATGAAACATGACTGTACAAAGGATGAAAATCTCAGGAGAGTTAACCAGCGACTCATCAAAACTTCTCTGGGGCTCAGTAGAGGAACGGCCTGCAGCTCCGAGAAAGACACGTTCCACAAAGTGCAAAAGAGTCAAAGCTGA